Proteins encoded together in one Drosophila albomicans strain 15112-1751.03 chromosome 2R, ASM965048v2, whole genome shotgun sequence window:
- the LOC127566065 gene encoding protein hairless isoform X1, with the protein MAIYMYINVSTAGKAAKMNDERNGNGNKSNNNSNNSSSSHNNSSTSIASNSSSTGIDHNSSTSIANSSTIINNNNNERLIAEAAAKILLKNGINGANAAAAAATLLTAAAAATFQLPAAPAELKPPLPSTAATPSTISPTSSTSSTSATSNGTTPTLSQTSTTKSSSHHTMATASATLLAAAAAAATSAAPKPHIDVMAGVLDYSALNGPNVVAAVKSQNNKFGGNGSSFDMGRHPISMHNSNNHSNHSNNNNSSSSLGGCGGRLQFFKDGKFILELARAKEGDKAGWVSVPRKAFRTPSAATSATVTPTSAVTTTYPKNENSTSLSFSDDNSSIQSSPWQRDQPWKQTRPRRGISKELSLYYQRPRHNVLNQRARQAALRKRRRPYEVSVGSEDSQSIFERIHLQENGDETLKAIEEVDATKTTTEQQSADEIKPTVKSEVELSEIKTEPESMEVKTEHDDCKADVVVDVKAEAMVEKMNTSEDEDGMHISVDDATPEATEASTSSLANGNAASELNGGGDAKVLHTKCEADDDARTATKVKTTATTDIRLKKHKPRAKLNSIIQKLIDGVPARLEQLSKTSATLANAAATTATTTSAGSSSSASSISTTTERSSGGGAIGSLSHSLAHKVSPPSSATATSRLVEYHLQHVSPRKRILREFEKVSLEDNNGCINNGSVGGSSGGGSGSGVGGKRSRAKGGSSNTSSSSCSGIVANKSTVPMNLAPPQAKTLPNITPTVTTAVAAAAASTATSQPTRLNSSYSIHSLLGSSSSSSNSNKKSHDQPATIISNVHHHHSHSHPQHPHSLSHPHHSLYANPTNYPHPHSRAALLNSPKSPEMSGSNGGKSPSHAASKKQRSPPYAAAGSPSLPIDYGRRTPPDSYKLAQAQAAHAQQLQHHSFYAPYIPQTSSSSSSGTRADLLSPPRSTSASPREPAVGNTTTPHRTVPKKTASIRREFASPTASNCSTATSNSCPSPGERSTSSPERRQQQQQQQQQQHLQLQRGSPSAAAAAAAAAAAAGSPLHYYMYPPAPQLNGSGGAASPNATPTTSSVAVAAAAAAAAAAAYIPSVVSPSLYHPYITTLAAMRHPLWMHHYQAGGALLPPPPPPHPHAQPSSAAGARLSPQSPYHHPFGGYNGVVSPASVAAAAAYGQAAASASPSSSNPHLGHPHHSTPPTHLAEHRTHTPKLTDTSSCTDQMSSAASSSSSSSHRTTIVSSSPASSSASVTSAGAALGSGGSSVQSAMFQNSSLRNELSSDLPLNLSKH; encoded by the exons ATggcaatatatatgtacatcaatgtat CTACTGCTGGAAAGGCTGCAAAAATGAACGATGAGCGCAACGGTAACGGCAATaagagcaataacaacagcaacaacagtagcagcagtcACAACAACAGTTCAACAAGCATCGCCAGCAATAGCAGTTCAACAGGCATTGACCACAACAGTTCGACAAGCATTGCCAACAGTTCAActatcatcaacaacaacaacaacgagcgaCTAATTGCAGAGGCGGCTGCAAAGATTCTACTTAAAAATGGCATAAACGGCGcaaatgctgctgcagcagccgccacattgttaacagcagcagctgctgccacatTTCAACTGCCTGCCGCACCAGCAGAACTGAAGCCACCGCtaccatcaacagcagcaacaccatcaACAATATCCCCAACTTCATCAACATCCTCAACGTCAGCAACATCCAATGGCACCACGCCCACATTATcacaaacatcaacaacaaaaagttccAGTCACCACACAATGGCAACAGCCTCGGCTACGTTgctcgctgccgctgctgctgctgccacaagcGCAGCTCCAAAGCCGCACATTGATGTTATGGCAGGCGTCTTGGATTATAGCGCATTAAATGGAccaaatgttgttgctgctgtaaaGAGCCAGAACAACAAATTTggcggcaacggcagcagcttTGATATGGGCAGGCATCCGATATCAATgcataacagcaacaaccacagcaatcacagcaacaacaacaacagcagcagcagtctaGGCGGCTGTGGCGGTCGACTACAGTTTTTTAAAG ATGGCAAATTTATATTGGAACTGGCACGCGCTAAGGAAGGAGACAAAGCCGGTTGGGTGTCTGTGCCACGCAAGGCATTTCGTACGCCCTCGGCAGCCACATCGGCCACAGTGACGCCCACGTCTGCGGTGACAACAACGTATCCAAAGAACGAGAATTCCACATCGCTAAGCT TTTCGGATGACAACAGCTCCATTCAGTCATCACCCTGGCAGCGGGATCAGCCCTGGAAGCAGACAAGGCCACGTCGTGGCATCTCCAAAGAACTTTCGCTATACTATCAGCGTCCCCGGCACAATGTTCTCAATCAACGCGCACGACAGGCGGCTCTACGCAAACGACGTCGTCCTTACGAGGTCAGCGTTGGCAGCGAGGATTCGCAGAGCATATTCGAACGCATTCACTTGCAAGAGAATGGCGATGAAACCTTAAAGGCTATCGAAGAAGTGGAtgccacaaaaacaacaacggaACAACAGTCAGCAGATGAGATTAAACCTACTGTTAAGAGCGAAGTGGAGTTAAGCGAGATCAAAACAGAGCCGGAATCGATGGAAGTGAAGACGGAACACGATGACTGCAAAGCTGACGTTGTGGTGGATGTAAAAGCTGAAGCTATGGTCGAGAAAATGAACACAAGCGAGGATGAAGACGGCATGCACATCAGTGTGGACGATGCGACACCTGAAGCCACAGAAGCATCGACATCTAGCTTAGCGAACGGCAATGCAGCAAGTGAACTGAATGGCGGAGGCGATGCAAAGGTGCTGCACACCAAGTGTGAAGCGGATGATGATGCAAggacagcaacaaaagttaAGACGACGGCGACTACAGATATAAGACTTAAAAAGCATAAACCCAGAGCCAAGCTCAATAGCATCATACAGAAACTAATTGATGGCGTGCCTGCGCGCCTCGAACAATTGTCAAAGACATCAGCAACACTGGCGAatgcagcggcaacaacagcgacaacgacatcagcagggtcgtcatcatcagcatcatcaatATCAACCACAACTGAACGTAGCAGCGGTGGCGGAGCCATCGGTAGTCTAAGTCACTCTTTGGCGCATAAG GTCTCGCCACCATCGTCTGCAACAGCCACGAGTCGTTTGGTTGAATACCATTTACAGCATGTGTCGCCGCGCAAACGCATACTGCGTGAATTCGAAAAGGTTTCGCTGGAGGACAACAATGGCTGCATCAATAATGGCAGCGTTggtggcagcagcggcggaGGCAGTGGAAGCGGCGTTGGTGGCAAAAGAAGTCGTGCCAAaggtggcagcagcaatacATCATCAAGTAGCTGCAGTGGCATTGTTGCTAACAAATCGACAGTGCCGATGAATCTAGCACCACCCCAGGCCAAAACGCTACCCAACATCACGCCCACAGTAACgacagcagttgcagcagcggcggcatcAACGGCGACATCGCAACCAACACGACTGAACAGCTCCTACAGCATACACTCGCTgctgggcagcagcagcagcagctctaaTTCCAATAAGAAGTCGCACGATCAGCCGGCAACAATCATCAGTAAtgtgcatcatcatcattcacATTCTCATCCTCAACATCCGCATTCCCTTTCGCATCCACATCATTCGCTCTATGCCAATCCAACAAACTATCCGCATCCACATTCACGTGCTGCGCTGCTCAACTCGCCCAAGTCACCGGAAATGAGCGGCAGCAACGGTGGTAAATCGCCATCGCATGCAGCAAGCAAAAAGCAGAGATCACCACcatatgctgctgctggttcCCCATCACTGCCCATCGACTATGGACGACGCACGCCACCGGACAGCTATAAGCTAGCTCAGGCACAGGCGGCGCATGCGCAACAGCTTCAGCATCATTCCTTCTATGCGCCCTACATTCCAcagaccagcagcagcagctccagcgGCACGCGTGCCGATCTGTTGTCGCCGCCACGCTCTACGAGCGCCTCGCCACGTGAACCAGCGGTCGGCAACACGACTACACCACACCGAACCGTGCCCAAAAAGACTGCATCGATACGACGCGAGTTTGCCTCACCCACGGCCAGCAATTGCAGCAcggcaaccagcaacagctgccCCTCGCCAGGCGAGCGCAGCACATCATCGCCGGAaagacgacagcaacagcagcagcagcagcagcaacaacatcttcAATTGCAGCGTGGCTCGCCAAgcgcagctgccgctgctgctgcagccgcgGCTGCAGCTGGTTCGCCTTTGCATTATTATATGTATCCACCAGCGCCGCAACTGAATGGCAGCGGCGGTGCAGCGAGTCCAAATGCCACACCCACAACAAGCAGCGtagctgtggcagctgctgctgcagcggctgcgGCAGCCGCATACATTCCATCGGTAGTCTCGCCATCGCTCTACCATCCATATATAACGACGCTTGCCGCTATGCGGCATCCACTGTGGATGCATCATTATCAGGCGGGTGGAGCATtgttgccaccgccgccgccgccacatCCGCATGCGCAACCGAGTAGCGCGGCTGGAGCGCGACTATCGCCACAATCGCCGTATCATCATCCATTTGGTGGCTACAATGGCGTAGTTAGTCCGGCCAGTGTGGCGGCAGCGGCTGCTTATGGTCAGGCGGCGGCATCGGCATCGCCGTCGTCTTCGAATCCACATTTAGGACATCCGCATCATAGTACGCCGCCTACACATTTGGCCGAGCATCGAACGCACACGCCAAAACTGACTGATACATCATCATGTACTGACCAAATGTCGTCTGcagcatcgtcgtcgtcgtcgtccagTCATCGCACCACAATCGTCTCCAGTTCACCGGCCAGCTCCAGTGCGTCCGTAACGTCTGCAGGTGCAGCGCTCGGCAGCGGCGGCTCCTCAGTACAATCCGCAATGTTTCAAAATAGTAGTCTAAGGAATGAACTAAGTTCAG ACTTACCACTGAATCTGTCAAAACACTGA
- the LOC127566065 gene encoding protein hairless isoform X3 → MNDERNGNGNKSNNNSNNSSSSHNNSSTSIASNSSSTGIDHNSSTSIANSSTIINNNNNERLIAEAAAKILLKNGINGANAAAAAATLLTAAAAATFQLPAAPAELKPPLPSTAATPSTISPTSSTSSTSATSNGTTPTLSQTSTTKSSSHHTMATASATLLAAAAAAATSAAPKPHIDVMAGVLDYSALNGPNVVAAVKSQNNKFGGNGSSFDMGRHPISMHNSNNHSNHSNNNNSSSSLGGCGGRLQFFKDGKFILELARAKEGDKAGWVSVPRKAFRTPSAATSATVTPTSAVTTTYPKNENSTSLSFSDDNSSIQSSPWQRDQPWKQTRPRRGISKELSLYYQRPRHNVLNQRARQAALRKRRRPYEVSVGSEDSQSIFERIHLQENGDETLKAIEEVDATKTTTEQQSADEIKPTVKSEVELSEIKTEPESMEVKTEHDDCKADVVVDVKAEAMVEKMNTSEDEDGMHISVDDATPEATEASTSSLANGNAASELNGGGDAKVLHTKCEADDDARTATKVKTTATTDIRLKKHKPRAKLNSIIQKLIDGVPARLEQLSKTSATLANAAATTATTTSAGSSSSASSISTTTERSSGGGAIGSLSHSLAHKVSPPSSATATSRLVEYHLQHVSPRKRILREFEKVSLEDNNGCINNGSVGGSSGGGSGSGVGGKRSRAKGGSSNTSSSSCSGIVANKSTVPMNLAPPQAKTLPNITPTVTTAVAAAAASTATSQPTRLNSSYSIHSLLGSSSSSSNSNKKSHDQPATIISNVHHHHSHSHPQHPHSLSHPHHSLYANPTNYPHPHSRAALLNSPKSPEMSGSNGGKSPSHAASKKQRSPPYAAAGSPSLPIDYGRRTPPDSYKLAQAQAAHAQQLQHHSFYAPYIPQTSSSSSSGTRADLLSPPRSTSASPREPAVGNTTTPHRTVPKKTASIRREFASPTASNCSTATSNSCPSPGERSTSSPERRQQQQQQQQQQHLQLQRGSPSAAAAAAAAAAAAGSPLHYYMYPPAPQLNGSGGAASPNATPTTSSVAVAAAAAAAAAAAYIPSVVSPSLYHPYITTLAAMRHPLWMHHYQAGGALLPPPPPPHPHAQPSSAAGARLSPQSPYHHPFGGYNGVVSPASVAAAAAYGQAAASASPSSSNPHLGHPHHSTPPTHLAEHRTHTPKLTDTSSCTDQMSSAASSSSSSSHRTTIVSSSPASSSASVTSAGAALGSGGSSVQSAMFQNSSLRNELSSDLPLNLSKH, encoded by the exons ATGAACGATGAGCGCAACGGTAACGGCAATaagagcaataacaacagcaacaacagtagcagcagtcACAACAACAGTTCAACAAGCATCGCCAGCAATAGCAGTTCAACAGGCATTGACCACAACAGTTCGACAAGCATTGCCAACAGTTCAActatcatcaacaacaacaacaacgagcgaCTAATTGCAGAGGCGGCTGCAAAGATTCTACTTAAAAATGGCATAAACGGCGcaaatgctgctgcagcagccgccacattgttaacagcagcagctgctgccacatTTCAACTGCCTGCCGCACCAGCAGAACTGAAGCCACCGCtaccatcaacagcagcaacaccatcaACAATATCCCCAACTTCATCAACATCCTCAACGTCAGCAACATCCAATGGCACCACGCCCACATTATcacaaacatcaacaacaaaaagttccAGTCACCACACAATGGCAACAGCCTCGGCTACGTTgctcgctgccgctgctgctgctgccacaagcGCAGCTCCAAAGCCGCACATTGATGTTATGGCAGGCGTCTTGGATTATAGCGCATTAAATGGAccaaatgttgttgctgctgtaaaGAGCCAGAACAACAAATTTggcggcaacggcagcagcttTGATATGGGCAGGCATCCGATATCAATgcataacagcaacaaccacagcaatcacagcaacaacaacaacagcagcagcagtctaGGCGGCTGTGGCGGTCGACTACAGTTTTTTAAAG ATGGCAAATTTATATTGGAACTGGCACGCGCTAAGGAAGGAGACAAAGCCGGTTGGGTGTCTGTGCCACGCAAGGCATTTCGTACGCCCTCGGCAGCCACATCGGCCACAGTGACGCCCACGTCTGCGGTGACAACAACGTATCCAAAGAACGAGAATTCCACATCGCTAAGCT TTTCGGATGACAACAGCTCCATTCAGTCATCACCCTGGCAGCGGGATCAGCCCTGGAAGCAGACAAGGCCACGTCGTGGCATCTCCAAAGAACTTTCGCTATACTATCAGCGTCCCCGGCACAATGTTCTCAATCAACGCGCACGACAGGCGGCTCTACGCAAACGACGTCGTCCTTACGAGGTCAGCGTTGGCAGCGAGGATTCGCAGAGCATATTCGAACGCATTCACTTGCAAGAGAATGGCGATGAAACCTTAAAGGCTATCGAAGAAGTGGAtgccacaaaaacaacaacggaACAACAGTCAGCAGATGAGATTAAACCTACTGTTAAGAGCGAAGTGGAGTTAAGCGAGATCAAAACAGAGCCGGAATCGATGGAAGTGAAGACGGAACACGATGACTGCAAAGCTGACGTTGTGGTGGATGTAAAAGCTGAAGCTATGGTCGAGAAAATGAACACAAGCGAGGATGAAGACGGCATGCACATCAGTGTGGACGATGCGACACCTGAAGCCACAGAAGCATCGACATCTAGCTTAGCGAACGGCAATGCAGCAAGTGAACTGAATGGCGGAGGCGATGCAAAGGTGCTGCACACCAAGTGTGAAGCGGATGATGATGCAAggacagcaacaaaagttaAGACGACGGCGACTACAGATATAAGACTTAAAAAGCATAAACCCAGAGCCAAGCTCAATAGCATCATACAGAAACTAATTGATGGCGTGCCTGCGCGCCTCGAACAATTGTCAAAGACATCAGCAACACTGGCGAatgcagcggcaacaacagcgacaacgacatcagcagggtcgtcatcatcagcatcatcaatATCAACCACAACTGAACGTAGCAGCGGTGGCGGAGCCATCGGTAGTCTAAGTCACTCTTTGGCGCATAAG GTCTCGCCACCATCGTCTGCAACAGCCACGAGTCGTTTGGTTGAATACCATTTACAGCATGTGTCGCCGCGCAAACGCATACTGCGTGAATTCGAAAAGGTTTCGCTGGAGGACAACAATGGCTGCATCAATAATGGCAGCGTTggtggcagcagcggcggaGGCAGTGGAAGCGGCGTTGGTGGCAAAAGAAGTCGTGCCAAaggtggcagcagcaatacATCATCAAGTAGCTGCAGTGGCATTGTTGCTAACAAATCGACAGTGCCGATGAATCTAGCACCACCCCAGGCCAAAACGCTACCCAACATCACGCCCACAGTAACgacagcagttgcagcagcggcggcatcAACGGCGACATCGCAACCAACACGACTGAACAGCTCCTACAGCATACACTCGCTgctgggcagcagcagcagcagctctaaTTCCAATAAGAAGTCGCACGATCAGCCGGCAACAATCATCAGTAAtgtgcatcatcatcattcacATTCTCATCCTCAACATCCGCATTCCCTTTCGCATCCACATCATTCGCTCTATGCCAATCCAACAAACTATCCGCATCCACATTCACGTGCTGCGCTGCTCAACTCGCCCAAGTCACCGGAAATGAGCGGCAGCAACGGTGGTAAATCGCCATCGCATGCAGCAAGCAAAAAGCAGAGATCACCACcatatgctgctgctggttcCCCATCACTGCCCATCGACTATGGACGACGCACGCCACCGGACAGCTATAAGCTAGCTCAGGCACAGGCGGCGCATGCGCAACAGCTTCAGCATCATTCCTTCTATGCGCCCTACATTCCAcagaccagcagcagcagctccagcgGCACGCGTGCCGATCTGTTGTCGCCGCCACGCTCTACGAGCGCCTCGCCACGTGAACCAGCGGTCGGCAACACGACTACACCACACCGAACCGTGCCCAAAAAGACTGCATCGATACGACGCGAGTTTGCCTCACCCACGGCCAGCAATTGCAGCAcggcaaccagcaacagctgccCCTCGCCAGGCGAGCGCAGCACATCATCGCCGGAaagacgacagcaacagcagcagcagcagcagcaacaacatcttcAATTGCAGCGTGGCTCGCCAAgcgcagctgccgctgctgctgcagccgcgGCTGCAGCTGGTTCGCCTTTGCATTATTATATGTATCCACCAGCGCCGCAACTGAATGGCAGCGGCGGTGCAGCGAGTCCAAATGCCACACCCACAACAAGCAGCGtagctgtggcagctgctgctgcagcggctgcgGCAGCCGCATACATTCCATCGGTAGTCTCGCCATCGCTCTACCATCCATATATAACGACGCTTGCCGCTATGCGGCATCCACTGTGGATGCATCATTATCAGGCGGGTGGAGCATtgttgccaccgccgccgccgccacatCCGCATGCGCAACCGAGTAGCGCGGCTGGAGCGCGACTATCGCCACAATCGCCGTATCATCATCCATTTGGTGGCTACAATGGCGTAGTTAGTCCGGCCAGTGTGGCGGCAGCGGCTGCTTATGGTCAGGCGGCGGCATCGGCATCGCCGTCGTCTTCGAATCCACATTTAGGACATCCGCATCATAGTACGCCGCCTACACATTTGGCCGAGCATCGAACGCACACGCCAAAACTGACTGATACATCATCATGTACTGACCAAATGTCGTCTGcagcatcgtcgtcgtcgtcgtccagTCATCGCACCACAATCGTCTCCAGTTCACCGGCCAGCTCCAGTGCGTCCGTAACGTCTGCAGGTGCAGCGCTCGGCAGCGGCGGCTCCTCAGTACAATCCGCAATGTTTCAAAATAGTAGTCTAAGGAATGAACTAAGTTCAG ACTTACCACTGAATCTGTCAAAACACTGA